One genomic region from Vibrio sp. STUT-A11 encodes:
- a CDS encoding ABC transporter substrate-binding protein — MSYKNSLPLLGKVAIAVAASVSFSAMADTYNEAPQLKELVEAGQLAPVSERLPENPLVVEPIESIGQYGGELRLLGLKADRGHRMRMLKYDNLFNFNRHYTGIEPNLATSYTVNEDLTEYTISLRKGVKWSDGSEFTADDIKFYLDLINREDWSGNRPLYASAPGDAVGEVVDKYTIKIKLKKADGMFIRKLANTDGSNIVQFPKHYCQQYLPEVNPKANEEAKAAGFDSWQQYFQTKCRAIYFQESYQNPDRPTVNAWKVKVVPGPQTQYAVWERNPYYWQVDTAGNQLPYLDSVYFSYSENKEEMVLRAAAGETDFQTRHIGVAKYRPMLIENENKGQFTYATRPSTSMNAVILGFNQTHKDPVKRELFSNKDFRVALSHAIDREGISETVFSGVVAPYQAAPSEGSAFYDKEFANQYTEFNQELANQLLDKVGLNKKDDDGYRLDKNGNRLRIEALVNQQKVGETTDILELVKNDWQKVGIFLDIRIVEGSYLQTQRLANEYDLAPAKGDGGIGVLDTFRSYAPQNPESTWGLGYYYWMTDTSHANAVEPPAHVKKQIELYRAMGKTSSHEEQSKLMQQIIDIAKENFYVIGTVQPLDEGVIIRKGVRNADTEVPNSYSIASPGPMRTAQLWKESK, encoded by the coding sequence ATGAGTTATAAGAATAGCTTACCTCTACTTGGCAAAGTCGCTATCGCGGTTGCAGCCTCTGTCTCTTTTTCTGCTATGGCGGATACGTACAACGAAGCCCCACAGCTAAAAGAGTTGGTTGAAGCAGGGCAGCTCGCCCCTGTTTCTGAGCGTTTGCCTGAAAACCCACTTGTTGTTGAGCCGATTGAATCTATCGGTCAATACGGCGGTGAATTGCGTTTGCTGGGATTGAAAGCAGACCGTGGTCACCGTATGCGTATGCTGAAGTACGACAACTTATTTAACTTTAACCGTCACTACACTGGTATTGAACCTAACCTTGCGACCAGCTACACCGTAAATGAAGATCTAACCGAGTACACGATCAGCTTGCGTAAAGGTGTTAAGTGGTCAGACGGCTCTGAGTTTACAGCAGATGACATTAAGTTCTACTTGGATCTGATCAATCGTGAAGATTGGTCTGGTAACCGACCTCTATACGCAAGTGCGCCGGGTGATGCTGTAGGTGAGGTTGTCGATAAATACACCATCAAGATCAAGCTAAAAAAAGCAGATGGTATGTTTATTCGCAAACTGGCGAACACCGATGGTTCAAATATCGTTCAGTTCCCAAAACACTACTGTCAGCAGTACCTGCCTGAAGTAAACCCTAAAGCGAATGAAGAAGCAAAAGCAGCGGGCTTTGATAGCTGGCAACAATACTTCCAAACTAAGTGTCGCGCGATTTACTTCCAAGAAAGTTACCAAAACCCAGACCGCCCGACAGTAAACGCTTGGAAGGTAAAAGTGGTTCCAGGTCCGCAAACTCAGTATGCAGTTTGGGAACGTAACCCATACTATTGGCAAGTAGATACGGCAGGTAACCAACTACCTTACCTGGATTCGGTTTACTTCTCTTACTCTGAAAATAAAGAAGAGATGGTTCTTCGTGCTGCGGCGGGTGAGACTGATTTTCAAACACGTCACATTGGTGTAGCCAAATACCGTCCAATGCTAATTGAAAACGAGAATAAAGGTCAATTTACCTACGCCACTCGTCCAAGTACCAGCATGAACGCGGTAATCTTAGGTTTCAACCAAACGCACAAAGACCCTGTTAAACGCGAGCTATTCTCTAACAAAGACTTCCGTGTCGCGCTATCTCACGCGATTGATCGTGAAGGCATCAGCGAAACAGTATTCTCTGGTGTTGTTGCGCCTTATCAAGCGGCTCCATCTGAAGGCAGTGCATTTTACGATAAAGAGTTTGCCAATCAGTACACTGAGTTTAACCAAGAACTTGCCAACCAACTGCTGGACAAAGTAGGTCTAAACAAGAAAGACGACGATGGTTATCGACTAGATAAGAATGGCAACCGTCTTCGTATTGAAGCACTGGTTAACCAACAAAAAGTGGGTGAAACCACTGACATCCTTGAATTGGTTAAGAATGACTGGCAGAAGGTAGGCATCTTCTTAGATATTCGCATCGTTGAAGGCTCTTACTTGCAAACACAGCGCTTAGCGAACGAGTATGACTTAGCGCCAGCTAAAGGTGACGGTGGTATCGGTGTGTTGGATACTTTCCGCAGCTATGCACCTCAAAACCCTGAGTCTACCTGGGGCTTAGGTTACTACTACTGGATGACAGACACTTCACACGCTAATGCCGTTGAGCCACCTGCACATGTTAAGAAACAAATTGAGCTTTACCGTGCTATGGGCAAAACGTCTTCTCATGAAGAACAGTCTAAACTAATGCAACAAATTATTGATATTGCAAAAGAAAACTTCTATGTGATTGGTACGGTTCAACCTCTGGATGAAGGTGTGATCATTCGTAAAGGCGTTCGCAACGCTGATACTGAGGTTCCAAACTCATACAGTATCGCTTCGCCAGGTCCTATGCGTACCGCTCAACTTTGGAAGGAATCTAAATAA
- a CDS encoding DUF2264 domain-containing protein yields the protein MSISLNCLANTAQGYTSRSETLKTLKAIVERQMEVVRGTTQDVPNFNSAAHYTANVAGIEHVCRLMWGAVPAGEALKDEHAELRQLIANGTNPMHPDFWQFPRNYDQRVVEMSSIAVALIDANEFYWQPLDNEQRANLVTWLNSVSDLELPPNNWRWFRVLILKALSLLGVDIQQQVLEQDLAFIDEMHLTNGWYQDGLTGVVDYYNPFAFQLYALVYARWDNSNSEFSQLLLRRAIEFSHRYQYWFGEDGQPLCYGRSLNYRFAGAAFWAELARSEHPDVDIVTAKSYWTQNMRWWADQPIWDQQAQLLPGFAYPNLLANEFYTSYASPMLALKAFNALYLPEQHPFWTAEEQPLSRNMPATWIGEHHQIIRRQGSYLITNSAPANELRNCNDKYSKFAYSSAHGLCVESTNWLEQGWAGDNIFAFAHPQTRQWFSRSRNINSYREGDALVSLWQPFEGCEVKTRQQFTEQGELRSHEITTDFALEFVMTGYAVDGWSAWFSHQVVQPARVESEQLFSELILLQGEGQTRVYPCAPNTNLLYPQASVPAITGRIEPGTHQYIVAVNAGNVPR from the coding sequence GTGTCAATAAGTTTGAATTGTTTGGCGAATACGGCGCAAGGATATACAAGCCGTTCTGAAACGCTGAAAACTTTAAAAGCGATTGTAGAGCGCCAAATGGAGGTTGTTCGTGGAACAACACAGGACGTGCCAAACTTCAACAGTGCTGCGCACTACACTGCAAATGTTGCGGGTATCGAACATGTCTGTCGTTTGATGTGGGGAGCCGTGCCTGCTGGAGAAGCGTTAAAAGATGAGCACGCTGAGTTGCGCCAGTTGATCGCCAATGGTACCAATCCCATGCACCCAGACTTTTGGCAGTTTCCACGTAACTATGACCAACGTGTTGTGGAGATGTCATCGATTGCAGTCGCGCTGATCGATGCTAACGAATTTTACTGGCAGCCATTAGATAATGAGCAGCGCGCCAATCTTGTGACTTGGTTAAATTCCGTCTCCGATTTAGAGCTACCACCAAACAACTGGCGCTGGTTTCGAGTACTTATCTTAAAAGCGCTGTCATTACTCGGTGTCGACATTCAGCAACAGGTGCTTGAACAAGACCTCGCGTTTATTGACGAAATGCATTTAACAAACGGGTGGTATCAAGATGGTCTGACAGGCGTAGTTGACTATTACAATCCGTTCGCTTTCCAACTTTACGCGTTGGTTTACGCCCGCTGGGATAACTCAAATAGCGAATTCAGTCAGCTTTTGCTTCGCCGTGCGATTGAATTCTCCCATCGCTACCAATATTGGTTTGGCGAAGATGGACAGCCTCTTTGTTATGGCCGCTCGTTAAACTATCGCTTTGCGGGTGCTGCTTTTTGGGCGGAACTGGCGCGAAGTGAGCACCCTGATGTTGATATCGTAACGGCAAAGAGCTATTGGACGCAAAACATGCGTTGGTGGGCGGATCAGCCGATCTGGGATCAACAGGCACAGCTGCTACCGGGCTTTGCTTACCCTAATTTACTTGCGAATGAATTCTATACCAGCTACGCGTCACCAATGCTGGCACTTAAAGCCTTTAACGCCCTTTATCTGCCTGAGCAGCATCCATTTTGGACGGCAGAAGAGCAACCATTATCTCGCAATATGCCCGCCACGTGGATCGGTGAGCATCATCAGATCATTCGTCGTCAAGGCAGCTATCTAATAACCAACAGCGCGCCTGCAAACGAGCTGCGTAATTGTAATGACAAATACAGTAAATTTGCCTACAGCTCCGCGCACGGACTGTGTGTTGAATCAACTAATTGGTTAGAGCAGGGCTGGGCGGGAGACAATATCTTTGCTTTTGCTCATCCGCAAACTCGCCAATGGTTTAGCCGAAGCCGAAATATCAATAGCTATCGCGAAGGCGATGCACTGGTCTCTTTATGGCAACCGTTTGAAGGTTGTGAGGTGAAAACACGTCAACAGTTTACTGAGCAGGGTGAACTTCGCAGTCATGAAATCACCACTGACTTTGCTTTGGAGTTTGTCATGACAGGGTACGCCGTTGATGGTTGGTCAGCTTGGTTCAGTCATCAGGTGGTTCAGCCTGCGCGCGTCGAATCAGAGCAGCTCTTTAGTGAACTGATTTTATTGCAAGGTGAAGGGCAAACCCGAGTATACCCATGCGCACCCAACACCAATTTACTTTATCCCCAAGCAAGTGTTCCTGCCATTACTGGTCGTATCGAACCCGGTACACATCAGTATATTGTCGCCGTGAACGCTGGCAATGTGCCTCGCTGA
- a CDS encoding anaerobic sulfatase maturase gives MSLIIPTSKAKAKRPFHILSKPIGPLCNLDCDYCFYLDKTDYYPQTKQFDMGDGTLEAHIKSYIESQPADCSEVTFGWQGGEPTLRGLDFFRQAVELQKKYARPGMKIINTLQTNGVLINDNWAAFLKQHEFLVGISIDGDEELHDHYRKTRSGKGSYRQVIQGLQMLQKYQVDTNVLTVIQNHNGDHGKRVYRHLKQLGVTFIQFIPIVEPDKGKGVSERSVSPVQFGQFMVDVFEEWRKDDIGKVFISHFDNALGMHLGMPSSICVHAPQCGENLVIEHNGDVYSCDHFVYPQFKVGNINQRDYPDLIETPIQQQFSTRKPIGSQTHCQRCDQRSLCHGACPAQRIDENGELSILAKHYLCEGYYQFFSHLRPYLDAMGRCLHRGLPPLYYARFMR, from the coding sequence GTGTCACTTATCATTCCCACCAGTAAAGCTAAAGCAAAGCGTCCGTTTCATATTTTGTCCAAACCGATTGGACCTTTGTGCAACTTAGATTGCGACTATTGCTTCTATCTCGACAAAACCGACTATTATCCGCAAACCAAGCAGTTTGATATGGGCGACGGGACACTTGAGGCACACATTAAAAGCTATATTGAGAGCCAACCCGCTGATTGCTCTGAAGTAACGTTTGGTTGGCAGGGTGGCGAACCGACCCTTAGAGGGCTGGATTTTTTCCGCCAAGCCGTCGAGTTGCAAAAGAAATACGCTCGCCCGGGAATGAAGATCATCAACACGCTGCAAACCAATGGTGTGTTGATCAACGATAATTGGGCAGCATTTCTTAAACAGCATGAGTTTTTGGTCGGGATCAGTATCGATGGCGACGAAGAACTGCATGACCACTATCGTAAAACCCGTAGCGGAAAAGGCTCCTATCGTCAGGTCATCCAAGGCTTGCAGATGCTGCAAAAGTATCAGGTTGATACCAATGTTCTAACCGTGATTCAGAATCATAACGGCGACCATGGCAAACGGGTGTATCGACACCTGAAACAGCTCGGCGTGACGTTCATTCAGTTCATCCCAATTGTTGAGCCGGACAAAGGAAAAGGTGTCTCTGAGCGAAGCGTATCACCAGTGCAGTTTGGTCAATTTATGGTGGATGTGTTTGAAGAGTGGCGCAAAGATGACATTGGCAAGGTGTTCATTAGCCATTTTGACAATGCGCTCGGCATGCATTTGGGCATGCCGTCTTCTATTTGTGTACATGCGCCTCAGTGTGGCGAGAATCTTGTGATTGAACATAATGGAGACGTGTATAGCTGTGACCATTTTGTTTATCCACAATTCAAAGTGGGCAACATCAACCAGCGGGATTACCCGGACTTGATTGAGACGCCCATTCAGCAACAGTTTTCGACCCGCAAGCCGATTGGCAGCCAAACCCATTGTCAGCGGTGTGACCAACGTTCGCTTTGTCATGGTGCGTGCCCAGCGCAGCGCATTGATGAAAACGGCGAGCTATCCATTTTAGCAAAGCACTATCTGTGCGAAGGGTATTATCAGTTTTTCTCTCATCTTCGCCCTTATTTGGATGCGATGGGGAGATGTCTGCATCGTGGATTACCACCACTTTATTACGCGCGATTTATGCGCTAG
- a CDS encoding sulfatase codes for MKKPNLLYVFPDQFRLMSLGIWQDPNYRDLIPGVGDPVHTPNLDAFIQQSTLLNNAVSNCPVCSPHRGSLMTGQFPSRSGVPLNCNSDRVDSELPETAICFTDVLSEAGYNVGYIGKWHLDVPTPNDPSRPGHYVDPNVPAWDSYTEPQRRHGIDYWYGYGTFDEHNNPHYYDTEGHRHEPKVWSAEHETDKAIEYLKNEQGQRDADKPFALFMSMNPPHSPYDSLDDCRLEDWRRYKDTPVDELLLRDNADTSLDKAHSASYYFANVTGTDSEFGRLVETLKAMGEWDNTIVVFTSDHGETLCSQGVNDAKNCIYNEAFSVPFIVKAAQQKQANQHPAFLSSADIMPTVLGLMGLSSSCPTNIHGRDLAEIFRSGAMDTSPTYALYFKNMNTTPEADGKIRGYFAAVRGIKTERYSLALHIDAFGQLEKTQFFDNIQDPYQTNNLDFEPEQPDLRRLLRAMAAELVRTDDPWADGRVLDHLLPYDLFNKCDTEKGLS; via the coding sequence ATGAAAAAACCCAATTTACTCTATGTATTCCCCGATCAGTTTCGCCTGATGTCGTTGGGTATCTGGCAAGATCCCAACTATCGTGACCTAATTCCCGGTGTGGGGGATCCTGTCCATACACCCAACCTTGATGCGTTTATCCAACAATCAACTTTACTTAACAACGCCGTAAGTAACTGCCCAGTTTGTAGCCCGCACCGCGGTAGCCTGATGACCGGACAATTCCCATCACGCAGTGGTGTACCATTGAACTGTAATTCAGACCGCGTTGATTCCGAGTTGCCTGAAACCGCGATTTGTTTCACTGATGTGCTATCAGAGGCTGGCTATAACGTCGGTTACATCGGCAAATGGCATTTGGATGTACCGACACCAAACGATCCGTCTAGGCCCGGTCATTACGTTGATCCGAATGTTCCCGCTTGGGACTCGTACACAGAGCCACAGCGCCGTCATGGCATCGATTATTGGTATGGCTACGGCACGTTTGATGAACACAACAATCCCCACTATTACGATACGGAAGGCCATCGCCACGAACCAAAAGTATGGTCAGCAGAACATGAAACCGACAAGGCGATTGAGTACCTGAAGAACGAGCAAGGCCAGCGCGACGCAGACAAACCTTTTGCGCTGTTTATGTCGATGAATCCACCACACAGCCCATACGACAGCCTTGATGATTGCCGTTTAGAAGACTGGCGACGTTACAAAGACACGCCAGTTGACGAGCTTTTATTACGTGACAATGCCGATACCAGTCTCGATAAAGCACATAGTGCATCTTATTATTTTGCCAATGTCACAGGCACCGACAGTGAGTTCGGCCGTCTGGTTGAGACACTGAAAGCGATGGGCGAATGGGACAATACTATCGTGGTCTTTACCAGCGACCACGGTGAAACCTTGTGCAGCCAGGGCGTAAATGATGCCAAAAACTGCATCTACAACGAGGCGTTTTCAGTACCTTTCATCGTAAAAGCCGCCCAGCAGAAACAAGCAAATCAACACCCAGCCTTTTTGAGCAGTGCTGACATTATGCCAACCGTGTTGGGATTAATGGGGCTTTCATCATCTTGCCCAACTAATATTCATGGCCGCGATCTCGCTGAGATTTTCCGCTCTGGTGCGATGGATACCAGCCCGACTTACGCTCTTTATTTCAAGAACATGAATACCACCCCAGAAGCAGACGGTAAAATCCGTGGCTATTTTGCTGCTGTCCGAGGTATTAAAACAGAGCGCTACTCCTTAGCGTTGCATATTGATGCTTTCGGTCAGCTCGAGAAAACCCAGTTTTTCGACAACATCCAGGACCCATACCAAACCAACAACCTGGACTTCGAGCCTGAACAACCAGACCTTCGTCGCCTACTGCGCGCCATGGCAGCAGAATTAGTTCGTACTGACGATCCATGGGCTGATGGCCGGGTACTTGACCACTTACTTCCATATGACTTGTTTAACAAATGTGATACCGAGAAGGGATTATCATGA
- a CDS encoding arylsulfatase, with protein sequence MSNQPHPNVIIMYADDLGFGDLSCYGANDIPTPNLDKLAEEGLKFHQGYATAATCTPSRYSLLTGSYPWRNPNAAVLPGDAPQIITISDFTMPKMFQKAGYRTGIVGKWHLGLGNGELDFNQEIQGTPNDVGFDDSYIMAATNDRVPCVYIDNRHVDNLDPSDPIEVTYDWDQAFDDVPTGRRNPELLDVMYDHGHDGTIINGVSRIGHMRGGQSAIWDDETMGEVFADKAIEFIEQNQDQPFFLYYAFHQPHVPRIPNPRFRGATPHGVRGDVIVEMDWCIGQVLDKLEELQLADNTIVIFSSDNGPVLNDGYKDQAVEFNGEHRMAGPLRGGKYSLFEGGTRVPFIVRWPNGATRGETQALFNQVDLYHCFAQLTGSELQAEEAPDSQPLLDTLLGKEPQGRDNMVLEGMQYKKVFRDQRYAYIPPHDDDFICQYTGNEKGNLSSAQLFDLHDDIGQVVNLAEQYPEKVEELAELLEHSIKTPRTR encoded by the coding sequence ATGAGTAACCAACCACATCCGAACGTCATTATTATGTATGCCGATGATCTCGGTTTCGGCGATTTGAGCTGTTACGGGGCCAACGACATTCCAACGCCTAACCTGGACAAACTGGCTGAAGAAGGGCTTAAATTCCATCAAGGTTATGCCACGGCGGCGACGTGCACCCCGTCGCGCTACAGTTTACTGACAGGCTCTTACCCTTGGCGTAACCCTAACGCTGCCGTTCTGCCTGGCGATGCACCACAGATCATCACCATTTCTGATTTTACAATGCCAAAAATGTTCCAAAAGGCAGGCTATCGCACTGGTATCGTCGGTAAATGGCATTTAGGACTCGGCAATGGTGAACTCGATTTCAATCAGGAAATTCAGGGAACACCGAACGATGTGGGTTTTGACGATTCGTACATTATGGCAGCGACCAATGACCGTGTTCCGTGTGTCTACATCGACAATCGCCATGTCGATAATCTTGATCCTTCAGACCCAATTGAAGTGACTTACGATTGGGATCAAGCCTTTGATGACGTACCTACAGGCCGTCGTAACCCAGAGCTTCTGGATGTCATGTACGATCATGGCCACGACGGCACGATCATCAATGGCGTTAGCCGTATCGGTCACATGCGCGGCGGTCAATCCGCTATCTGGGATGATGAAACCATGGGCGAAGTCTTTGCTGACAAAGCCATTGAATTTATCGAGCAGAACCAAGATCAGCCGTTTTTCCTTTACTACGCCTTCCATCAACCACACGTACCGCGGATTCCTAACCCTCGCTTTAGAGGCGCTACCCCCCACGGTGTTCGCGGCGATGTGATCGTTGAAATGGATTGGTGCATTGGGCAGGTCCTCGATAAATTGGAAGAGCTGCAACTGGCTGACAATACGATCGTGATCTTCTCTAGTGACAATGGTCCGGTATTAAACGATGGCTATAAAGACCAAGCGGTAGAGTTCAACGGCGAGCATCGAATGGCTGGCCCACTGCGCGGCGGTAAATACAGCCTGTTTGAAGGTGGAACCCGTGTGCCATTTATTGTCCGCTGGCCGAACGGCGCGACCCGCGGAGAAACACAAGCCTTGTTCAACCAAGTCGACCTATACCACTGTTTTGCTCAGCTAACTGGCTCTGAACTGCAAGCGGAAGAAGCGCCGGATAGCCAACCGTTGCTAGACACTTTGCTGGGTAAGGAACCTCAAGGTCGAGACAACATGGTGCTAGAAGGAATGCAATATAAGAAGGTATTCAGAGACCAGCGTTACGCTTATATTCCGCCGCACGATGACGATTTTATCTGCCAATACACGGGGAATGAAAAAGGCAACCTTTCCAGCGCTCAGTTATTTGATTTGCACGATGATATCGGCCAAGTTGTTAACCTCGCCGAGCAGTATCCCGAAAAAGTTGAAGAGTTAGCCGAGTTGCTTGAGCATAGTATCAAAACACCACGTACTCGATAA
- a CDS encoding ABC transporter substrate-binding protein: MNKLAFLFPLLIAPCFAHAEAPQGVEFLHWWTSEGEKQALQILNTQLKQHDIELIQSPVLGGGGDSAMTVLQARALAGNPPSFAQIEGPSIKAWDAIGILYNVDAVAEKQRWNEVLYPLSIEINKTQNGYVALPLTLHRLNWLWVNHKLLKQLGLSAPKNWQEMFSAMELAKKNGMIPIAVGEQPWQVAQLFENLVISTGGVEFYTNAMVKLQRDSIDSDTLREALNQFRRLSLLIDNQLPDSKWDTATKALADDKALFQIGGDWILGELLANQVSVPSEIGCYPTPDSDGVFLYNIDSLVFMSSKSFSAQDAIKTANVLADVDFQTEFNRVKGSIPVRTDIDISDFNPCQVQSYRDFHFGLEHNLAVPSMIDSMAVNPVAQQAINSEIFRFYRYPDMSADELIKRIIAISQSE, encoded by the coding sequence ATGAACAAACTGGCATTCTTGTTCCCATTGCTGATCGCACCGTGTTTTGCTCACGCAGAAGCGCCACAAGGGGTTGAGTTTTTACATTGGTGGACATCTGAAGGCGAAAAACAAGCACTTCAAATCTTGAACACACAGCTTAAACAGCACGATATCGAATTGATTCAAAGCCCGGTATTGGGCGGTGGTGGCGATAGCGCTATGACGGTGTTGCAAGCCAGAGCGCTCGCAGGCAATCCGCCGAGTTTCGCTCAAATTGAAGGGCCCAGCATCAAAGCATGGGACGCGATTGGCATTCTATACAACGTTGATGCGGTCGCGGAAAAGCAGCGCTGGAACGAGGTGCTATACCCACTTTCTATTGAGATAAACAAAACACAAAACGGTTATGTCGCACTACCTTTAACCTTGCATCGCCTGAACTGGCTTTGGGTCAACCACAAATTGCTCAAACAGCTTGGCTTGTCTGCACCTAAGAACTGGCAAGAGATGTTCAGCGCGATGGAGCTGGCGAAGAAAAATGGCATGATCCCAATTGCGGTGGGTGAGCAACCCTGGCAAGTAGCGCAGCTGTTCGAGAACTTGGTTATCTCAACGGGTGGCGTTGAGTTTTACACCAATGCGATGGTTAAATTGCAGCGAGACAGTATCGACAGCGACACGCTACGCGAAGCACTAAACCAATTTCGTCGCCTGAGTTTACTTATCGACAACCAATTACCGGACAGTAAATGGGATACTGCCACCAAAGCGTTAGCCGACGATAAAGCACTGTTTCAAATTGGTGGCGACTGGATTTTGGGTGAACTGCTAGCGAATCAAGTGTCCGTACCCTCTGAGATTGGCTGTTATCCGACGCCAGATAGCGATGGTGTGTTTCTCTACAATATTGACAGCTTAGTGTTTATGTCGAGTAAGTCGTTTTCAGCGCAAGACGCAATAAAAACGGCGAACGTGCTTGCCGATGTGGATTTTCAAACCGAATTTAACCGAGTGAAAGGCTCGATTCCAGTTCGCACCGATATCGATATCAGCGATTTTAACCCTTGTCAGGTTCAGTCGTATCGTGACTTTCACTTTGGATTGGAGCACAACCTCGCTGTGCCGAGTATGATTGATTCCATGGCGGTTAACCCTGTCGCACAACAGGCAATAAACTCAGAAATCTTCCGTTTTTACCGATACCCAGACATGAGCGCTGATGAGTTGATCAAGCGCATTATTGCGATTTCGCAAAGTGAGTAA
- a CDS encoding HAMP domain-containing sensor histidine kinase, with product MRIKRWKGSLVVRTSVFLLLVIILAQVLSGIIWYQHASERDKEGLTTTVKSLALSASSTIAFFQTLPSEYRHLVLNQLRSMGGTRFFVSLNTHQIQVDPLPESERKTLVINQVRQVLKSELNGIPNINVEFTQRDKLKVFNNELPIDELPLMWAHYSLSFGDLNPPILVMQVEVAQNEWFYLAAVLPAPYVNLETNYFEWRQWLTLLLSALMLLVCTWFIVRKEIQPIRELAKAATLMSSRLDVPKVSERGSNELKAAVRAFNKMNRRIDSHIKDREMLFSAISHDLKTPIACLKLRAEMLDNDADRERFTRLSNDLDLMVKGALQCIKETDIHEEIEPINLSLLIQHIASNIVDVPDAIRIHGEIRTHFAGKPLAIKRCIQNLVDNALKYGHQADITLKESQESIQIEVEDHGDGVDEPLLEKLCQPYFRASKDKEGNGLGLTISQSIAKAHGGSLSLSHSQFGGLCATLIFPRD from the coding sequence ATGAGAATTAAACGCTGGAAGGGATCCCTGGTTGTCCGAACCAGTGTCTTCCTGCTGCTGGTGATTATTCTGGCGCAGGTCTTATCGGGCATCATCTGGTATCAGCATGCCAGTGAACGAGACAAAGAGGGTTTGACAACGACGGTAAAAAGCCTGGCTTTGAGCGCCTCTTCAACCATTGCTTTTTTTCAAACTCTGCCTTCTGAATATCGTCACCTCGTCCTTAACCAGTTAAGAAGCATGGGTGGGACGCGGTTTTTTGTTTCACTCAATACTCATCAAATTCAAGTTGACCCGTTGCCTGAGAGTGAACGCAAAACCTTGGTGATCAATCAGGTTCGCCAAGTGTTAAAGAGTGAGTTGAACGGCATTCCCAATATCAATGTCGAGTTTACTCAGCGAGACAAACTCAAAGTGTTTAACAACGAGTTACCTATTGATGAGTTGCCTTTGATGTGGGCACACTATTCGCTCTCGTTTGGCGACCTCAACCCGCCCATTCTGGTGATGCAGGTTGAAGTGGCCCAAAACGAATGGTTTTATCTCGCGGCGGTACTACCCGCTCCTTACGTCAACTTAGAAACCAACTATTTTGAATGGCGCCAATGGCTTACGCTACTTTTGTCGGCACTAATGCTACTGGTGTGTACGTGGTTTATTGTCCGTAAAGAGATTCAACCTATTCGCGAGTTAGCCAAAGCGGCAACTCTGATGTCGAGCCGATTAGACGTGCCCAAAGTGTCTGAACGTGGTAGCAACGAACTCAAAGCCGCCGTTCGAGCATTCAATAAAATGAATCGCCGCATCGACAGCCACATTAAAGATCGTGAGATGCTGTTCAGTGCCATTTCTCATGACCTTAAAACACCGATTGCTTGCCTGAAACTGAGGGCAGAAATGTTGGACAACGATGCCGACCGAGAGCGTTTTACTCGCCTAAGCAATGACTTAGATTTGATGGTTAAAGGCGCGCTGCAATGTATTAAAGAGACCGATATCCACGAGGAAATTGAACCAATCAATCTCTCCCTACTGATTCAACACATCGCTTCCAATATCGTTGATGTGCCAGATGCCATTCGCATTCACGGTGAAATCCGAACCCATTTCGCCGGTAAACCACTGGCGATTAAGCGCTGCATTCAGAACTTGGTCGATAACGCACTCAAATACGGCCACCAGGCAGACATTACTCTGAAGGAAAGCCAAGAATCGATCCAGATAGAGGTTGAAGATCACGGAGATGGTGTTGACGAACCGTTATTAGAAAAGCTCTGCCAGCCTTATTTTCGCGCTAGCAAAGATAAAGAAGGAAATGGGTTGGGGTTAACCATTTCACAAAGTATTGCAAAGGCTCATGGCGGCAGTTTGTCATTGAGCCATTCTCAGTTTGGCGGCCTCTGCGCTACACTGATTTTCCCGAGAGACTGA